The window TACAaaaacagtagcaacagcaacaacagtaaataGTGGCGGTGTTACTGGTATAAGCACCAGTACTATCAATAGTACTTTTGACAGTATTTATAGCAATGGAGACGCTGATGATTAgactgaaaataatagtaatagtagtaacaataatactcAATaactataatgaaaataataataataataatagtaataataataataataataataataataataataataataataataataataataataataataataataataataataataataataatacgaataatattagtaatacgagtaataatgacaatgtaaaaatgataatgaatctaataataatgacaataatgataacaataatgataacaataataatgataatgaaaaggataacaataaaagtaaaaataataataataataataataataataataataataataataataataataataataataataataataataataacaaaataatgaataaaaatgatgataataacaataaaagataataaaaaataacaatgataataataataataataataataataataataataataataataataataataataataataataataataataataataataataataataataataataataacaataatgataacaataataacgataataataataataataataataataataataataataataataataataacaataataataacaaaacaagattatactgataataatattaaaagacATGCCAAGAACAACATTAATCCTGCAATCAATGTCCCTTTTGAAGACTGAATTGATTCACAACTTTCTTGGCGGTGGTGTTGTGAACTGTTACTACATCGTCACACctcatgcgcacacacacacacacacacacacacacacacacacacacacacacacacacacacacacacacacacacacacccggtagctcagtggttagagcgctggcttcacaagccagaggaccggggttcgattctccggccgggtggagatatttgggtgtctcctttcacgtgtagcccctgttcacctagcagtgagtagatacgggatttaaatcgaggagttgtgaccttgttgtcccagtgtgtggtgtgtgcctggtctcaggcctatccgaagatcggaaataatgagctctgagctcgctccgtagggtaacgtctggctgtctcgtcagagactgcagcagatcaaacagtgaaacacacacacacacacacacacacacacacacacacacacacacacacacacacacacacacacaccggtagctcagtggttagagcgctggcttcacaagccagaggaccagggttccattccctggccgggtggagatatttgggtgtgcctcctttcacgtgtagcccctgttcacctagcagtgagtaggtacggggtgtaaatcgaggagttgtgaccttgttgtcccggtgtgtgatgtgtgcctggtctcaggcctatccgaagatcggaaataatagctctgagctcgttccgtagggtaacgtctggctgtctcgtcagagactgcagcagatcaaacagtgaaacacacacacacacacacacacacacacacacacacacacacacacacaatttgagAAAGTTACAATGCTTCACGATGCCTGCTTATCATTGCATCACATCCTGTGTCGCTCTTATcaacaccacatccaccaccaccactgccacctcaaccaccatcatcaccaccaccactaataccaacAGCAACGTCATCATTAtctcccaacaccaccaccaccaccaccatcaccttaacatcgataccaccatcaccatcaccaccactaccgaaacctctaccaccaccacctttactatcaacaccaccaccgccaccatttctaccatcacaaccaccaccaacaccaacatgaccaccaccacaactaccaaagccatcatcaatatcaccactatgattaccaccaccaccacaaccaccaccaccgccacggactataccactgctactactgctgctgctgctgctgctgctgctactactgttgctgctgttgttgttgctgctgctgctgttactactactactgttgatgatgatgatgttactgctactactactactactaatgttattAGCACTTCTACTTTTACAGGTACTAACACTATAACTACTACGACCACTAATATgaacaaccaccactattacaactactgctgttactacttctactcctgttactagtactgctactactactactattactacttctactactactgctgttgctactactactactactactactactactactactactactactactactactactactctactacttttttttctatgttaaggcctatagcgccggtaggcatacttgaagagtatgggaagcgctgtcaggcttccacccattagcggtgcaggcaatcttatttatagtggtacccaaatTAGGCTTATATCACCACACAAGCGCATCTTTGCTCTATGGCAATTGCACCTCCAcatagaacctggatatcatagtgaaatgtaggtaactttaaaccgctCGACGAAAGACAGTGTCCAGACAGCACAGGGTGGGATTCCAGCCCACGCATAGACATCTGcacgatcccacactcaccaccttatccactacgccaccgtctctcaactactacaactacaacctctactactactatggttaCCACGGCATGCACTTCACCGCGCACAGTTAGGAAAAGTGAATTAAGTGAAAAGTAGCTTGAGTAATTATTACATTGGCATTGCATCACAGAGACAGTctacaacaataatgaaaaaatggtCAATTTACTCCTTATAGGCTTATGTTAACCAAATAATTTCCCATGAGAGAGTGCACACTGGCCCGGTCCCGGAGCAGGTAGTGCACACTGGGCTGGCGCCCCAGCAGGGAGTGCACACTGGTCTGGCGTCCAGCAGGTAGTGCACACTGGCCTGGCGCCCCAGCAGGGAGTGCACACTGAACTGGCGTCCAGCAGGTAGTGCACACTGGCCCGGCGCCCCAGCAGGGAGTGCACACTGGACCGGCACCCCAGCAGGGAGTGCACAATGGCCCGGCGCCCCAGCAGGGAGTGCACACTGGCCCGGCGCTCCAGCAGGAAGTGTACACTGGACCGGCACCCCAGCAGGGAGTGCACACTGGCCCAGCGCCCCAGCAGGGAGTGCACACTGGCCCGGCGCCCCAGCAAAGAGTGCACACTGGCCCGGCGCCCCAGCAAGGAGTGCACACTGGCCCGGCGCCCCAGCAGGGAGTGCACACTGGCCTGGCGCCCCAGCAGGAGTGCACCTGGCCCGGCGCCCTGCAGGGAGTGCACACTGGCACGGTGCCCCAGCAGGGAGTGCACACTGGCCCGGCGCCCCAGCAAAGAGTGCACACTGGCCCGGCGCCCCAGCAGGGAGTGCACACTGGCCCGGCGCCCCAGCAGGGAGTGCACACTGGCCTGGCGCCCCAGCAGGGAGTGCACCCTGGCCCGGCGCCCCTGCAGGGAGTGCACACTGGCACGGTGCCCCAGCAGGGAGTGCACACTGGCCCAGCGCCCCAGCAGGGAGTGCACACTGGCCTGGCGCCCCAGCAGGGAGTGCACATTGGTCACTGGCTGCACCAGTCAACCAAGGCAACTCTTTCACAAAGCCACAAATAAAGATAAGTTTTgctataacaagaaaaaaagctaagCAAATCAGCACATCATTGACTTGAATGACAAGCGAGCGCTGTGGTGATCGttcagaaaacagagagagcgGCTTCCTTACACCCTCGTGACTGCAGTGCACGTTGCCTACACCACCGTGGCGTAAATGTGTGATTCACTGTGTTCAGGAGCCTCCGTGAGCCTGTTAGGGGAACAAACACCGCTTGGGAGAAGCACGGTCACGATCGTACACGGGTAAGTGAGGCCACACGCTGCATTCAGGCATCACGTCATCGTAGATGGGCTCCTCTGAGTCCCGTGTAGGCTGCGGCACCACCACTCGGCGTTCTGAGAGGTCAGGTATGACTGTGGTGCTCGTCTTGGTCTGGGACGAGTCCCTGGCCAGCAGTGAGCTGCAGGTGGGGCCTGAGAGCTGCAGGCTGGGGCTGGAacctttccttatttgctgCAAGAAGTTACGCTGATTGAACATACCAACAGACAAGAACACAAACAGGaaacaaagtgaaagaaaaatggaatgaaagaagagatggaggaggcaagGAACATCCACAGCTGGATTATGAAGACAGgacacaatgaaacacacacacacacacacacacacacacacacacacacacacacacacacacacacacacacacacacacacacacacacacacacacacacacaaacacacacacacagtgaatttACGAGCTTCTGGCCTTGGtacttttctaacactttataAAAGAATAACTTTAAACTTCTGTTATTAATTGAGCATCCCTATGCTAATGTAAATTGCTATTTTAACATTTCAGTGTCACTAGTAGCATACTGATAAGTCATTTCTTTTcactgctatcattattatcaatcgtattattattatcagtattatcattattatcataattactaatattacttttactactattattattattattattattattattattattatcattattattattattattgttatcattattattattgtactctCGTTATCATCATGCATCATCATAATCACTatgatcatcgtcatcattattactaccataaatactatcattatcaatattgttattgCACAATACTCACATGATGCCAAACGCCTCTTCcgacagaccaccaccactaccaccaccaccacctccgccaccatCAATGCCACCAACAACATTCCTAACATGAAACTGCAGGGTAGTGGAGTGGGTGTGCTGGGTGGAGGTTCCATGCAAGGAGGCAATGAATCTGGCCAATTACGGTTGATAGGAAAGTTTGCTCCACAGTTAAAGGGTGAATATTCTCTCCAACTGGAATTGCCATGAGCCAACAAGGTGAGGCTGTACAGTTCCGGCGGGGAAGTGTTGAACTGGCAGCCCTTCCAGCATTCACTAGACATAAACCTCAGTACAAACCCGAAACGAGAATTATTTAGCCATGTCCCCATGGTAAATTTCCACCACTCATCGTTCTGGAAGCATCTATCGACAGGGAACCAggcagtgtggtgtgtgccaTCATTTCCCACCACCACAAAATGCACGTTTTCAATATCACTTCCAGGCTTCACGTACCACCCGGTTTCAAAACTTGAAGGGAATTTAATGTCTTCGGTGAAGACGACTTGtgttactccttccttcactactacGTCAGCGGGGCAGTCCGAAGCCAGAGTGGTGTTTGGTGATCCTTCAAGATTCAGGAccaccagcaacagcaccatCAACAGCAACGGCGGTGGCGGCGTGATCCTCGCCatgactgtttgtgtgtgtgtgtgtgtgtgtgtctatatgtaAGCAAGGAGGGCAGGAGGATGAAATTAGAAATCGGGATATCCTCTCAGTGATGCAGTGATGTCACAAGGCATTGGTGAGGGACACAGCTGGTTCATACATGTGTGTGcacttgtctgtttatttgttcactGCTCTCATTGGGAGAAGGTGCCATAAGATGTACTGTGAGGCAGAAGGAAACAGCGCGGATATAAATTCATTCTGGTCTCTCCCATTCTTCTCCAGTTCCTTATCTCcatctcctgttcttcctttccatcatctttctctccgtcCACCTCCTTTTCACTTCAACCAGCTCCTCCCTTATCTCAGGCAACACTGAACTACTTCCCTTCTCTACACTGAACACTTGTGTAGTTCTTCTTTAAAGATGTCAGCTGGAAACTTCATAAGTCAAATGTCTGTCTCTTCTTCACCCACACCATCGCTATGCATCACTCTCTATTGATTACCAACCATATTCAGTCAATCCTACTGATGCAAGATTTAACTAGTATTTCCACACCTCCATCACTTTCACTTCTAAAGTCTCGATATCTCTTCCTGTttgtttcccctccttcctgcaACTTAAAGTACTTCAGGAGAGAACAGTATCACTCCCTTGGAGCTCAATTGTTGTGTGCATCTAGAAGGCTCCATCTTTCCTATTTTTGGTTGCCAGAAGTCAGTGGAATCGCTCCGTCAATCCTGTAGTGGATCATATCAGTCACCCAGTGCACGCATTCCATGTGTTCTGTTGTGCCTGACACATGTTCTCACGACACTACTAAGACAGACTATTATAaactcgtttctttcttttatatacttttctatatatattacaaTTACCATATTCACTTATATACGCTGTACACACATGCAATTTCTTATATTTCAATGCTTTCTACACTGACAACTCACAAGTACACACAAGATACATATACACTTTTGCATATCAATCATATCACTCATCAcatcatgaaataaaaaaaaatgaaaaacttaCGGTTTTTAATAAACTATAATATAGACTCGGTCTAGCCACCGCACTACAAACACGTGTCCTGCGCTCTGTCCTTTAGCCACCTCTGTGTGGATTTTTTGTACGCCCATCAGCCTTAGGTATTAGTCAAATAAAGTTAGGTTTCCCATTGCCCCGTGCTTTTAGCTTTGCCTTTTCACTGTCCTCTCCTTAGCGGCAACAGAAGGTGTCTGTTGCCAGGttgtcagattgtctttcctctcacacctacggaggatccgcctcagtgagcgtgcttttggggtgaattaacaccgtccggcccccttagagtggtttggcaggacaatctgacattaggtaactcctccctgaccacctcccacttgtgtcccgctcccctcctgcaggagggggGTGTACCCCCCTCCATGCCTGACGGACCTTCCTGCCTCCCCGTAAGGGAGGAGGACACTGATCGACGACCCCGACTGCCAGACTGTCTATTGACCCTCTAAAGCGACGTATGTGACTCTACATTCCAAGACGAACACCCGCCTGTCTactgttaattcttttataataaagaaggtcattgactgtaacataggaaatgtcgttaatgtgaaaaaacttgctagtggtgatctacttgttcagacacttaacgtaaatcaagttaaatcattgttgaagctccggttcattcatgacatcgagatcgaggcttcgattccagtgtccatgaactcgtgtcggggagtcgcttcccaccgcgattttgtggatatggaaccgaccgagatcgtcgattgcatgactgatcaggatgtcattgaggctcggaaaattactaaaatggttgacggtacaagaaggagcacagcatcagtcattctcaccttcagtgctgctaagttgccagagaggattcatgtagggtacgagtcggttcccgttcgtccctacattccgaatcctctccgttgtttcaagtgccagctttatggtcaccatggtaacgcttgtcggtcttcccacgcttactgcggtagatgcgcaggagagggccactctgtggaccagtgcacatccttggtagagaagtgccgtaattgtgaaggtgctcactccactttttcacgcgattgtcccgcgtggaaagtggagaaagaggtctgcacggttaaggctactgaaggatctcttactatgaagcaaggatgcgagtgaagcagacgcaggccgcgcctgcttcaaacgtctcctacgcttcaacagtaagggctccacctAAGATGTGTACTGTTGCCATCCAGACTGACCTCAGCGATCTGCTGCCTactccatctaccaccactgcttccccttcaacctctgcctcatcatctgctaaaactactactactactactaaaatctctactcctataacttcctctgctccatacctgtctgctatttctcgtactcccagtaagggtgagaagacaAACAAGTttaataaattaaatttaacaaaacTTGAACGTCGCCGCCCTTCTCATGTCGTCGCCGCTCCCGCGCCGTCGAGGAGGGGATCAcacgctcgctccctctcgacCAGCTCCGGGGAGctaacaaatgatgaaacaATGGATGTCACCATTAGTAAGGGCCGGGAGAGATCCCCTGGCAGCGCCGCTGAgcgcaaaaggactaagaaaaacggccgccaccacaactcttaagccataatgttcaaggtgttacagtggaactgtagaagtattcggaataaagatccatatttgtcacttttagtaAACATACACACTCAGGCCCCAGCAGGCGTTGTGAAGGCGCCTGCCGCGCCTGTGGGTCTGCTCGtgtgcaggaggaaggaagaggaaaaagaggaggaagatgaatggaCAAGGGAGAGTaaacgagggagaggaagtgaggaaaaacaGTTAccagggaaaagagggaacacAGAGCAAATTTCCATTATAATCCATTATCTATTTCAAGAAACATGctgctctctctcgctctctctctctctctctctctctctctctctctctctctctctctctctctccacctacacacacggtgaaggggaggtgaggagaagggagagtgggaaagggcagggagggaaggagtgttcACGTCACGTTGCATATAATTACTTGCTGTTCGccagacaagcttcagtgtcaccGGAGAGAGTTTTCTTGTTTAGTCTTTTCGCTTTTCACCTCCACTCCCTCATTACCTGCCGGCGGGGCTCCATTCACCGGCTCTGCTCTCCGCGTGTTTACCCTTCCTAGTCAGCCTCGCCTATGCCTCCCCTGCTCActcccctcctgctcctgctcctctttccaCCACTGCTTTATCTTAATTCATCCAGGCTGTGTCTACTTTGCTTTCACATCTGTCTctcttatcatcatcttttctctcttttctttgtgtgtgtgtggaggaacagTCTTCTCACTCACTATCTCATAATTTCTTCAATTATTactgtctcatttttttccttccattcttctcattcttctattttctcacgTATTGGcttttcacttgtttctttcctgtttagaattattacagttttttttttttatttactatttattcgttgattgatttctttttttctctcgttcggCCACTTTTATTCTGGGTTctgtttacttta of the Portunus trituberculatus isolate SZX2019 chromosome 42, ASM1759143v1, whole genome shotgun sequence genome contains:
- the LOC123517627 gene encoding uncharacterized protein LOC123517627, translated to MVLLLVVLNLEGSPNTTLASDCPADVVVKEGVTQVVFTEDIKFPSSFETGWYVKPGSDIENVHFVVVGNDGTHHTAWFPVDRCFQNDEWWKFTMGTWLNNSRFGFVLRFMSSECWKGCQFNTSPPELYSLTLLAHGNSSWREYSPFNCGANFPINRNWPDSLPPCMEPPPSTPTPLPCSFMLGMLLVALMVAEVVVVVVVVVCRKRRLASSNKERFQPQPAALRPHLQLTAGQGLVPDQDEHHSHT